One bacterium DNA segment encodes these proteins:
- a CDS encoding GGDEF domain-containing protein, protein MTRRAQGRCRPGSLPTRAPGSDDVFAYRLFSRRSYPPELEREYQKDIDQGKVRTTWTVNILGSLIVLVLGLLDLWTLPSSFLEGWMIRLAIIAVLVAVNVVIRFRRAWFLRHYREIYIGEFLWCGSCMLAMMWIATPTETAASNYFVGLIMVVVTSYSFSSLSVRESLLIGVPLLVGFAVIAVGRYGLAADYTWPVAMANICDLVAANAIPALALDMREHYLRSNFELNRRVLADKEELLAAKGEAELLAQTDSLTGVLNRRAVLEHAQGEFVRARRFGHAMSLLMIDADHFKRINDTHGHQAGDEALRSLTSIIRTNLRDVDMLGRIGGEEFVVVLVETSLNQAMDTAERIRRAIASRDIPLRYGGIHLTASLGVVSLADADRELKDLMSRADSALYLAKEGGRNRSVAV, encoded by the coding sequence ATGACCCGTCGTGCTCAGGGGCGCTGTCGTCCAGGGAGCCTCCCGACGCGGGCGCCAGGGTCGGACGATGTCTTCGCCTACCGCCTGTTCTCTCGAAGATCGTACCCCCCGGAGCTGGAGCGCGAGTACCAGAAGGACATCGACCAGGGGAAGGTGCGGACGACATGGACGGTCAACATCCTCGGCAGCCTGATCGTCCTGGTCCTCGGGCTGCTCGACCTGTGGACGCTGCCGTCTTCGTTCCTCGAGGGGTGGATGATCAGGCTGGCGATCATCGCTGTTCTCGTCGCGGTGAACGTCGTCATCCGGTTCCGCCGGGCGTGGTTCCTGCGCCACTACCGCGAGATCTACATCGGCGAATTCCTGTGGTGCGGGTCGTGCATGCTGGCGATGATGTGGATCGCGACGCCGACGGAGACGGCCGCGAGCAACTACTTCGTCGGCCTCATCATGGTGGTCGTGACCTCCTACTCCTTCAGCTCTCTGAGCGTCAGGGAATCCCTGCTGATCGGGGTTCCCCTGCTCGTCGGCTTCGCCGTCATCGCCGTGGGGCGCTACGGCCTGGCGGCGGACTACACGTGGCCGGTCGCGATGGCCAACATCTGCGACCTGGTCGCGGCCAATGCGATCCCGGCCCTGGCGCTCGACATGCGCGAGCACTACCTGCGGTCGAACTTCGAGCTGAACCGCAGGGTCCTCGCGGACAAGGAAGAGCTGCTTGCCGCCAAGGGGGAGGCCGAGCTCCTGGCGCAGACCGATTCGCTCACCGGGGTGCTGAACAGGCGCGCCGTGCTGGAACACGCGCAGGGCGAGTTCGTCCGCGCGCGGCGCTTCGGGCACGCGATGTCGTTGCTCATGATCGACGCCGATCACTTCAAGCGGATCAACGACACGCATGGCCATCAGGCCGGCGACGAGGCGCTGAGGTCCTTGACGTCCATCATCCGGACGAACCTGAGGGACGTCGACATGCTCGGGAGGATCGGCGGGGAGGAATTCGTCGTGGTCCTGGTCGAGACCTCCTTGAACCAGGCGATGGACACGGCGGAGCGCATCCGTCGGGCGATCGCGTCCCGGGACATTCCGCTGAGGTACGGCGGGATCCACCTGACCGCCAGCCTCGGCGTCGTCTCCCTGGCGGATGCCGATCGCGAGCTGAAGGACCTGATGTCCCGCGCGGATTCGGCCCTGTACCTGGCAAAGGAAGGCGGGCGAAACCGCAGTGTGGCGGTGTGA
- a CDS encoding cold-shock protein, with product MARGSVKWFNDQKGFGFISLEDGSKDVFVHHTAIAGSGFKSLSEGQVVEFEVVQGQKGPAAANVRAV from the coding sequence ATGGCTCGTGGTTCAGTGAAGTGGTTCAACGATCAGAAGGGTTTCGGCTTCATCAGCCTCGAGGACGGCTCGAAGGACGTCTTCGTGCACCACACCGCGATCGCCGGTTCGGGCTTCAAGAGCCTGAGCGAGGGGCAGGTCGTGGAATTCGAGGTCGTCCAGGGGCAGAAGGGACCGGCCGCGGCGAACGTCCGCGCCGTCTAG
- the mgtA gene encoding magnesium-translocating P-type ATPase, with translation MEEQPSWSTPADEMLRRLRSSPAGLSGAEALRRAGGRTAGQAIGGGDARYRAAAGLLLNQFKSPIVLILIFAAAISAVLHDPTDSVIILSIVLVSAGLGFWQERGAAGAVAKLLAMVRVNATVLRDGAYREVPVEAVVAGDVVRLSAGDSIPGDCLVLDAKDLTVDESALTGETFPAGKSAGLVDRDTPPARRTNSLFLGTHTVSGTATALVVATGADTEFGKVSQRLRLRPPETDFERGVRKMGYLLMEVTSILVLAIFAANVYLHRPVLDSLLFSLALAVGLTPQLLPAIITINLAHGARRMAASRVIVKRLASIENFGAMNVLCSDKTGTLTEGLVRLRSALDIEGRESSRVLTCGYLNASPETGFKNPIDEAIRTQSPPEIAAAVADYRKLGEIPYDFIRKRLSILVERNNARLMVTKGALAAVLDVCSSVETAQGTVALETPGVRAGIDARFQELSRQGFRTLGVAVREAGLGTGLSKEDETGMTLVGFLVFHDPPKASAAQAVKDLARLGISLKVITGDNAAVAATVVRELGLPEPRLLSGREIGHMGDEALRSRAAAIDVFAEVEPNQKERIVLALKQAGNVVGYMGDGINDASALHAADVGLSVDGAVDVAKEAADIVLLERDLGVLVDGVREGRLTFANTLKYILMATSANFGNMFSMAGISLFLPFLPLLPKQILLTNLLTDFPEMTIATDNVDPEVTDRPRRWDIGFLRRFMIVFGLVSSLFDYATFGLLLWILRADQNQFRTGWFLESVVSAALVVLVVRTRRPFFRSRPGRALALATAAVAAATLILPLTPLAGPFELVRLPAAFFAALLGVVLCYGLTAEAAKHFFYRRWSGAVR, from the coding sequence ATGGAAGAGCAGCCCTCCTGGTCGACCCCGGCCGACGAGATGCTGCGCCGCCTGCGCTCGAGCCCCGCCGGCCTGAGCGGTGCGGAGGCCCTGCGCCGCGCCGGCGGAAGAACGGCCGGGCAGGCCATCGGCGGCGGAGACGCCCGCTATCGGGCGGCCGCTGGCCTCCTCCTCAATCAGTTCAAGAGCCCCATCGTCCTGATCCTGATCTTCGCGGCGGCGATCTCGGCGGTGCTGCACGACCCGACCGACAGCGTCATCATCCTCTCGATCGTGCTGGTGAGCGCCGGCCTCGGTTTCTGGCAGGAGCGCGGCGCGGCCGGCGCGGTGGCGAAGCTCCTGGCCATGGTGCGGGTGAACGCGACGGTGCTGCGGGACGGCGCGTACCGCGAGGTTCCCGTGGAGGCGGTCGTCGCCGGCGACGTCGTCCGGCTGTCCGCGGGCGACTCGATTCCGGGCGACTGCCTGGTTCTCGACGCGAAGGATCTCACCGTCGACGAGTCGGCCCTCACCGGGGAGACCTTCCCGGCGGGGAAGTCTGCCGGTCTCGTCGATCGCGACACCCCGCCGGCGCGGCGGACGAACTCCCTCTTCCTCGGCACGCACACGGTGAGCGGCACCGCCACGGCGCTCGTGGTGGCCACCGGCGCCGACACGGAGTTCGGCAAGGTCTCCCAGCGACTCCGCCTGCGCCCGCCCGAGACCGACTTCGAGCGCGGGGTCCGGAAGATGGGCTATCTGCTGATGGAGGTCACCTCGATCCTCGTGCTGGCGATCTTCGCGGCCAACGTCTATCTCCACCGCCCCGTGCTCGACTCGCTGCTGTTCTCCCTGGCCCTTGCCGTGGGGCTCACGCCGCAGCTGCTGCCGGCGATCATCACCATCAACCTGGCGCACGGGGCCAGGCGCATGGCGGCCTCGCGCGTCATCGTCAAGCGGCTGGCGTCCATCGAGAACTTCGGCGCCATGAACGTGCTCTGCTCCGACAAGACGGGAACCCTCACCGAGGGGCTGGTCCGACTGCGCTCGGCGCTGGATATCGAGGGCCGCGAGAGCAGCCGCGTGCTGACCTGCGGCTACCTCAACGCGTCGCCGGAGACCGGCTTCAAGAACCCCATCGACGAGGCCATCCGCACGCAGTCGCCCCCGGAGATCGCCGCCGCCGTCGCGGATTACCGCAAGCTCGGCGAGATCCCCTACGACTTCATCCGCAAGCGCCTGAGCATCCTCGTCGAGCGGAACAACGCCCGGCTGATGGTGACCAAGGGCGCCCTGGCCGCGGTCCTCGACGTCTGTTCCAGCGTCGAGACGGCGCAGGGAACCGTCGCCCTGGAGACGCCCGGGGTCAGGGCCGGCATCGACGCGCGCTTCCAGGAACTCTCCCGCCAGGGCTTCCGCACGCTGGGCGTCGCCGTGCGCGAGGCGGGGCTCGGGACCGGCCTGTCCAAGGAAGACGAGACCGGGATGACGCTCGTGGGTTTCCTGGTCTTCCACGACCCCCCCAAGGCGAGCGCGGCCCAGGCGGTGAAGGACCTCGCGCGGCTCGGCATCTCGCTCAAGGTCATCACCGGGGACAACGCCGCGGTGGCGGCCACCGTGGTGCGCGAGCTGGGGCTTCCCGAGCCGCGGCTGCTCTCCGGCCGGGAAATCGGCCACATGGGCGACGAGGCGCTCCGCAGCCGGGCCGCCGCCATCGACGTCTTCGCCGAAGTCGAGCCGAACCAGAAGGAGCGGATCGTCCTCGCGCTCAAGCAGGCGGGGAACGTGGTCGGCTACATGGGGGACGGGATCAACGACGCCTCGGCGCTGCACGCCGCGGACGTGGGGCTGTCGGTGGACGGCGCGGTGGACGTGGCCAAGGAGGCCGCGGACATCGTGCTGCTCGAGCGCGACCTGGGCGTGCTCGTCGACGGCGTGCGGGAGGGACGCCTGACCTTCGCCAACACGCTGAAGTACATCCTCATGGCCACGAGCGCCAACTTCGGCAACATGTTCAGCATGGCCGGGATCTCCCTCTTCCTGCCATTCCTGCCCCTGCTGCCGAAGCAGATCCTCCTCACCAACCTGCTGACGGACTTCCCCGAGATGACGATCGCCACCGACAACGTCGACCCCGAGGTGACCGACCGGCCCCGGCGCTGGGACATCGGCTTCCTGCGGAGGTTCATGATCGTCTTCGGCCTGGTCAGCTCGCTGTTCGACTACGCGACGTTCGGGCTGCTCCTCTGGATCCTGCGCGCCGACCAGAACCAGTTCCGCACCGGCTGGTTCCTGGAGTCGGTGGTCTCGGCCGCCCTGGTCGTGCTGGTCGTGCGCACGCGGCGTCCCTTCTTCCGCAGCCGGCCGGGGCGCGCGCTTGCGCTGGCCACGGCCGCCGTCGCCGCGGCGACGCTGATCCTGCCCCTGACCCCGCTGGCCGGCCCGTTCGAGCTGGTCAGGCTGCCGGCGGCCTTCTTCGCCGCCCTGCTGGGGGTCGTGCTGTGCTACGGCCTGACCGCGGAGGCCGCCAAGCACTTCTTCTACCGGCGCTGGTCGGGAGCGGTCAGGTGA